A single genomic interval of Blattabacterium sp. (Nauphoeta cinerea) harbors:
- the gpmI gene encoding 2,3-bisphosphoglycerate-independent phosphoglycerate mutase: MKKLMLIILDGWGLSSYRYSSAIEQAYTPFIDYCSNNYPFSKLIASGCDVGLPKGQMGNSEVGHINLGSGRKILQSLEEINISIKNNSFLKKIDVFFNKISISKNRIHFIGLLSDGGVHSHMDHLFYLLKIAHQKKIRDVFIHIFTDGRDSSPKKSIFYIQQLLNVTKQYVGKLSSVIGRYYSMDRDNKWERTKKAYDAMVYSKGIYTGNIISSIEKFYNNGITDEFLSPLIIIDKNGIPISRIKDGDVVFCFNFRPDRSRQITELLTGNNAIFSEMKKLDLSYYITMTCFNPKYRGIHVLFEKKYLSDTLGEVLEKEGKQQIRIAETEKYPHVTFFFSGGREAPFDREIRILCQSPKVSTYDLKPEMSAENIVKKIVPELKRKQSDFICLNFANPDMVGHTGKMEETIKACEFVDKCVKFCSEEAIKNSYTVIIVGDHGNADYMINSDGTPHTAHTTSLVPFILLDKNIKKQNISLKKEGILSDVAPTILQLMKLPIPKIMSGTSMIKKY; this comes from the coding sequence ATGAAAAAACTAATGTTAATTATTTTGGATGGTTGGGGACTCTCTTCTTATCGATATTCTTCTGCAATAGAACAAGCTTATACTCCATTTATTGATTATTGTTCCAATAATTATCCTTTTAGTAAGTTGATAGCATCAGGATGTGATGTTGGATTACCTAAAGGACAAATGGGAAACTCAGAAGTGGGTCATATTAATTTGGGATCTGGGCGTAAGATTCTTCAAAGTTTAGAAGAGATTAATATCTCTATAAAAAATAATTCATTTTTAAAAAAAATAGATGTTTTTTTTAATAAAATTTCTATTTCAAAAAATAGAATTCATTTTATTGGATTATTATCTGATGGAGGGGTTCATTCACATATGGATCATCTTTTTTATTTACTTAAAATAGCTCATCAAAAAAAAATTAGAGATGTTTTTATACATATTTTTACAGATGGGCGAGATTCTTCTCCCAAGAAGAGCATTTTTTATATTCAACAACTTTTAAATGTAACTAAACAGTATGTTGGAAAATTATCTTCAGTTATTGGAAGATATTATTCAATGGATCGCGATAATAAGTGGGAAAGAACTAAAAAAGCATATGATGCAATGGTTTATTCAAAGGGGATTTACACTGGAAATATCATTTCATCTATAGAAAAATTTTATAATAATGGAATTACAGACGAATTTTTATCCCCTTTAATTATTATTGACAAAAATGGAATTCCTATTTCTAGAATCAAAGATGGAGATGTTGTTTTTTGTTTTAATTTCCGTCCTGATCGTTCTAGGCAAATTACAGAACTTTTAACAGGAAACAATGCTATTTTTTCAGAAATGAAAAAATTAGATTTATCTTATTACATAACTATGACTTGTTTTAATCCGAAATATCGGGGGATCCATGTCCTTTTTGAAAAAAAATATCTATCAGATACTTTGGGGGAGGTTTTAGAAAAAGAAGGAAAACAACAAATACGTATAGCTGAAACAGAAAAATATCCGCATGTTACTTTTTTTTTCTCAGGGGGAAGAGAAGCTCCTTTTGATCGAGAAATAAGAATTTTATGTCAATCTCCTAAAGTCTCTACTTATGATTTAAAACCTGAAATGAGTGCAGAAAATATTGTAAAAAAAATTGTCCCTGAGTTAAAAAGAAAACAATCAGATTTTATTTGTTTAAATTTTGCAAATCCAGATATGGTGGGGCATACTGGTAAAATGGAGGAAACAATAAAGGCGTGTGAATTTGTTGATAAATGTGTAAAATTTTGTTCTGAAGAAGCTATAAAAAATTCTTACACAGTTATTATAGTAGGAGATCATGGAAATGCAGACTATATGATAAATTCCGATGGAACTCCTCATACAGCTCACACTACATCTTTAGTTCCTTTTATTCTTTTAGATAAAAATATAAAAAAACAAAATATTTCTTTAAAAAAAGAAGGGATTTTATCAGATGTAGCTCCTACTATTTTACAATTAATGAAATTACCTATTCCTAAAATTATGAGTGGAACTTCTATGATTAAAAAATACTAA
- the rplB gene encoding 50S ribosomal protein L2, whose translation MSIKKLKPITPGQRFKITNCFDQLTKYRCEKTLIKGMSKSGGRNNMGRMTMRYFGGGHKKKYRIIDFKRKKFGIPAIIKSIEYDPNRSSFISLLHYEDGEKRYILTIEGFKVGQKVISGKNIPFNIGNSTFLSDIPLGTNISCIEMKPGQGAKIARSAGSFAQLFAKDKKYATIKLPSGEVRMIMITCMATIGIVSNPDHQLETYGKAGKKRHLGRRPRTRGVAMNPVDHPMGGGEGKASGGIPRNRKGKSAKGFRTRSRKRYSNKYILQRRKK comes from the coding sequence ATGTCTATAAAAAAATTAAAACCTATAACACCAGGTCAACGCTTTAAAATTACGAACTGTTTTGATCAACTTACAAAGTATCGTTGTGAAAAAACTTTAATAAAAGGAATGTCCAAATCTGGAGGAAGAAATAATATGGGTCGTATGACTATGCGTTATTTTGGAGGGGGACATAAAAAAAAATATCGAATAATAGATTTTAAAAGAAAAAAATTTGGGATTCCTGCTATTATAAAATCTATAGAATATGATCCTAATCGCTCTTCTTTTATTTCTTTACTTCATTATGAGGATGGAGAAAAAAGGTATATTCTAACAATAGAAGGTTTTAAAGTAGGACAAAAAGTTATTTCTGGAAAAAATATACCTTTTAATATAGGAAATTCTACTTTTTTAAGTGATATTCCTTTAGGAACTAATATTTCTTGTATAGAAATGAAGCCAGGACAAGGGGCAAAAATAGCAAGAAGTGCAGGTTCTTTTGCTCAATTATTTGCAAAAGATAAAAAATATGCAACAATTAAGCTTCCTTCTGGCGAAGTTAGAATGATAATGATTACTTGTATGGCTACAATTGGGATTGTTTCTAATCCGGATCATCAGTTAGAAACATATGGAAAAGCTGGTAAAAAAAGACATCTAGGAAGAAGACCTAGAACAAGAGGTGTTGCTATGAATCCTGTAGATCACCCAATGGGGGGAGGAGAAGGGAAAGCTTCTGGAGGAATACCTAGAAATAGAAAAGGAAAATCTGCTAAAGGATTTAGAACTCGTTCTAGAAAACGATATTCTAACAAATATATTTTACAAAGAAGAAAAAAATAA
- the rplW gene encoding 50S ribosomal protein L23, whose amino-acid sequence MFLIKPFITDKSYKGEKYNCYIFSVNSNYNKIKIKKEINKLFGFSVKNIRTMIYPRKDKSKYTKKGFIYGKTNKFKKIIVQFYENQKIDVFNKKEI is encoded by the coding sequence ATGTTTTTAATAAAACCTTTTATCACAGATAAATCTTATAAAGGAGAAAAATATAATTGTTATATTTTTTCTGTGAACAGTAATTATAATAAGATTAAAATTAAAAAAGAGATAAATAAATTATTTGGATTTTCTGTAAAAAATATTAGAACAATGATTTATCCTAGAAAGGATAAATCGAAATATACTAAAAAAGGATTTATTTATGGAAAAACTAATAAGTTTAAGAAAATTATTGTTCAATTTTACGAAAATCAAAAAATTGATGTTTTCAATAAAAAAGAAATTTAA
- the rplC gene encoding 50S ribosomal protein L3 — protein MIGLIGKNIGMTNIFLVNGENVPCTVVKVDPCYIVQIKTKENDGYSSIQLGVDDQKIGKMNKSLLGHFKKAGLSPKKKLLEFKMNKVSDFILGNSVSIDIFQEGELVNIKGISKGKGFQGVVKRHNFSGVGERTHGQHNRLRAPGSIGAGSDPSRVFKGKKMAGKMGKKSVTIKNLKVLKIDPGHNIIILRGSVPGNKNSYLMIQKKEWN, from the coding sequence ATGATTGGACTAATAGGTAAAAATATAGGAATGACTAACATATTTCTAGTCAATGGAGAAAATGTTCCATGTACGGTTGTAAAAGTAGACCCTTGTTATATTGTTCAGATAAAAACAAAAGAAAATGATGGTTATTCTTCGATTCAATTAGGGGTAGATGATCAAAAAATTGGGAAAATGAATAAATCTTTATTGGGTCATTTTAAAAAAGCAGGATTATCTCCTAAAAAAAAACTGTTAGAATTTAAAATGAATAAAGTGTCTGATTTTATTTTGGGAAATTCAGTTTCTATTGATATTTTCCAAGAAGGAGAATTGGTGAATATAAAAGGAATTTCTAAAGGAAAAGGGTTTCAGGGTGTAGTCAAAAGACATAATTTTTCAGGAGTAGGAGAAAGGACTCATGGTCAACACAATCGTTTAAGAGCTCCAGGATCAATAGGTGCTGGATCTGATCCGTCACGTGTTTTTAAAGGAAAAAAAATGGCTGGAAAAATGGGAAAAAAAAGTGTAACTATAAAAAATTTAAAAGTATTGAAAATAGATCCTGGTCATAATATCATAATTTTAAGAGGTTCAGTTCCAGGAAATAAAAATTCATATTTAATGATTCAAAAAAAAGAATGGAATTAA
- the rpsI gene encoding 30S ribosomal protein S9 — MIHTIGRRKRSLARIYLKIGNGLVTVNSKKLDQYFPEYLHKKILYPIEIVEKLNQFDIDVKVFGGGYSGQAEAIRLAISRALCEFDVKNRSKLKSEGLLTRDSREVERKKFGQKKARKKYQFSKR, encoded by the coding sequence ATGATACATACTATAGGAAGAAGAAAAAGGTCTCTTGCACGTATCTATTTAAAAATAGGAAATGGATTAGTTACTGTGAATTCTAAAAAATTGGATCAATATTTTCCAGAATATCTTCATAAAAAAATATTATACCCTATTGAGATAGTGGAAAAATTGAATCAATTTGATATAGATGTGAAAGTTTTTGGTGGAGGGTATAGTGGGCAAGCAGAAGCGATACGTCTTGCTATATCTCGTGCTCTTTGTGAATTTGATGTAAAGAACAGAAGTAAATTAAAATCGGAAGGATTATTAACACGTGATTCTAGAGAGGTAGAAAGAAAAAAATTTGGTCAAAAAAAAGCTAGAAAAAAGTATCAATTTTCAAAACGTTAA
- the rpsS gene encoding 30S ribosomal protein S19 has translation MARSLKKGPYVSQQLYKKVLNNIKLDKKTIIKTWSRPSTILPDFVGQTFAVHNGKQFINVYVTENMIGHKLGEFSPTRTFRGHAGSKNKLKIKN, from the coding sequence ATGGCAAGATCCTTAAAAAAGGGACCATATGTTTCTCAACAATTATACAAAAAAGTATTGAATAATATTAAATTAGATAAAAAAACTATAATTAAAACTTGGTCTAGACCTTCCACTATTTTACCTGATTTCGTTGGACAAACTTTTGCAGTTCATAATGGGAAACAATTTATTAATGTATATGTAACAGAAAATATGATTGGCCATAAACTTGGTGAGTTTTCTCCTACTCGTACATTTAGAGGACATGCTGGATCTAAAAATAAATTGAAAATAAAAAATTAG
- the tsf gene encoding translation elongation factor Ts, whose product MKISIQIVNKLRKLTGIGIMDCKKALIQSNGDIDNAVHILRKKGEKIAVDHFFHHMKDGALISSVHSDYSYGTIIGISCETDFLSKSTEFLNFLSILSKQSLLFNTKVDFLRSSYNEYESIQKMIINKMGVVGEKLELKIFEKVDSSFVMNYTHNTNKIATLVGFSNRVNNLSIAKDIAMHIAAMNPIAINEKQIPSSLMNKELDIIKCQVQKENKSDFIKNRIIEGKIQKFILENTLINQKFVKDNKITVREYLEKYDKNLKIDLFKRVSI is encoded by the coding sequence ATGAAAATTTCTATACAGATAGTTAACAAACTTAGAAAGTTAACAGGCATTGGAATTATGGATTGCAAAAAAGCATTAATTCAATCTAATGGAGATATTGATAATGCTGTACATATTTTAAGAAAAAAAGGAGAGAAAATAGCAGTCGATCATTTTTTTCATCATATGAAAGATGGAGCACTTATTTCCTCGGTTCATTCCGATTATTCTTATGGAACAATCATAGGAATTAGTTGTGAAACTGATTTTTTATCTAAGAGTACTGAATTTTTAAATTTTTTATCCATACTTTCAAAACAATCATTATTATTCAATACTAAAGTTGATTTTTTACGTAGTTCATATAATGAATACGAAAGTATTCAAAAAATGATAATAAATAAGATGGGAGTTGTAGGAGAAAAATTAGAGTTAAAAATTTTTGAAAAAGTAGATTCTTCATTTGTAATGAATTACACTCATAATACTAATAAAATAGCTACATTAGTAGGATTTTCCAATAGAGTAAATAATCTATCTATAGCTAAAGATATAGCAATGCATATAGCTGCTATGAATCCTATAGCTATTAATGAGAAACAAATTCCAAGTTCATTGATGAATAAAGAACTTGACATTATTAAATGTCAAGTTCAAAAAGAAAATAAATCTGATTTCATAAAAAATAGAATAATTGAAGGAAAAATTCAAAAATTTATATTAGAGAATACTCTGATAAATCAAAAATTTGTAAAAGATAATAAAATAACTGTTCGAGAATATTTAGAAAAATATGATAAAAATTTAAAAATTGATCTTTTTAAAAGAGTTAGCATTTAA
- the rpsJ gene encoding 30S ribosomal protein S10: MGHNIKIKLKSYDYNLLDKSAERIVNSVLPTGVVLNGPVPLPTEKKIFTVLRSPHANKKSREQFFLPTHKRLLQIHNASSKTVDALMKLELPSGVEAEIKV, encoded by the coding sequence ATGGGTCATAATATAAAAATTAAATTGAAATCTTATGATTACAATTTGTTAGACAAATCAGCAGAAAGAATTGTAAATTCTGTTCTTCCTACAGGAGTTGTATTAAATGGACCGGTCCCTTTACCTACTGAAAAAAAAATATTTACGGTATTACGTTCTCCTCATGCAAATAAGAAATCGAGAGAACAATTTTTTCTTCCCACTCATAAAAGACTTTTACAAATTCATAACGCTTCATCTAAAACAGTAGATGCATTAATGAAATTAGAATTGCCCAGTGGAGTGGAAGCAGAAATAAAAGTATAA
- the rpsB gene encoding 30S ribosomal protein S2, whose amino-acid sequence MKINTEDLLKAGVHFGHIARKWNPNMRPFIFMKKGGIHIIDLAKTISKLEGACNGLKKIAKNGKKILLVGTKAQAREKVIHYAKSINMPCITERWLGGLLTNFTTIRKSVKKMNNIEKMKKNGTFDTLSKKERLLIDRLYAKLYKNLGSISNMNHIPGGIFLVDPNKEKIALTEAKKLKIPIFAMVDTNTNPNDVQYPIPSNDDSSKSIDIILKFVSEAIQHGVSIKNERENKNTVNRKS is encoded by the coding sequence ATGAAAATCAATACTGAAGATTTATTGAAAGCTGGCGTTCATTTTGGACACATTGCGAGAAAATGGAACCCGAATATGCGTCCTTTTATTTTTATGAAAAAAGGGGGAATTCATATTATAGATTTAGCAAAAACAATTTCAAAATTGGAGGGAGCTTGTAATGGTTTAAAAAAAATAGCAAAAAATGGAAAAAAAATATTATTAGTTGGAACAAAAGCTCAAGCTAGAGAGAAGGTTATTCATTATGCAAAAAGCATTAATATGCCTTGTATAACAGAAAGATGGTTAGGGGGATTACTCACAAATTTCACAACGATTCGTAAATCTGTAAAAAAAATGAATAATATAGAAAAAATGAAAAAAAATGGAACCTTCGATACTTTATCTAAAAAAGAAAGATTATTAATTGATCGATTATATGCAAAACTATATAAAAATTTAGGAAGTATTTCTAATATGAATCATATACCAGGTGGTATTTTTTTAGTGGATCCAAATAAAGAAAAAATAGCCTTAACTGAAGCCAAAAAATTAAAAATACCTATTTTTGCCATGGTGGATACTAATACAAACCCTAATGATGTTCAATATCCTATCCCATCTAATGATGATTCTTCTAAATCTATAGATATTATTTTGAAATTTGTGTCAGAGGCAATTCAACATGGAGTTTCTATTAAAAATGAACGTGAAAATAAAAACACGGTAAACAGAAAATCATGA
- the map gene encoding type I methionyl aminopeptidase, producing MIQLKTIEDIILIKKSAFLASKTLGMLAKEIKPGINTLYLDKLAENFIRNHGGTPAFLGLYNFPNTLCASPNHQVVHGIPNENLLCEGDILSIDCGVYMNGFYGEHAYTFEVGKVSYHTKKFLDCSKKSLYIGISNCKYGNCIGDIGYSIQSFIEKSGYNIVKDLVGHGLGKNMHEDPKIPNFGKKGKGLKLKEGLVLSIEPMVNIGSSKIIFHKDGWTITTLDNKISAHYEHNVAIVDGFPCLLSTYRYIYKELNIKSLEENPFQNQKIRIDNF from the coding sequence TTGATACAGTTAAAAACTATCGAAGATATAATTTTAATAAAAAAAAGCGCTTTTCTAGCTTCTAAAACATTAGGAATGTTAGCTAAAGAAATTAAGCCAGGGATTAATACTCTTTATTTAGATAAACTGGCAGAAAATTTTATTCGTAATCATGGTGGGACACCAGCTTTTTTGGGTTTATATAATTTTCCAAATACTTTATGTGCTTCTCCAAATCATCAAGTGGTACATGGAATTCCTAATGAAAATCTTTTATGTGAAGGCGACATATTATCTATAGATTGCGGAGTTTATATGAATGGATTTTATGGAGAACATGCTTATACTTTTGAGGTTGGAAAAGTTTCTTATCATACAAAAAAGTTTTTAGATTGTTCTAAGAAATCTCTTTATATTGGAATATCTAATTGTAAATATGGAAATTGTATTGGAGATATAGGTTATTCTATTCAATCCTTTATTGAAAAAAGTGGTTATAATATTGTAAAAGATCTTGTGGGACATGGATTGGGAAAAAATATGCATGAAGATCCCAAAATTCCAAATTTCGGGAAGAAAGGAAAAGGTCTTAAATTGAAAGAAGGATTAGTTCTTTCTATAGAACCCATGGTCAATATTGGTTCATCTAAAATTATTTTTCATAAAGATGGATGGACAATTACTACTTTAGATAATAAAATTTCAGCTCATTATGAACATAATGTTGCTATTGTGGATGGATTCCCTTGTTTACTTTCAACTTACCGTTATATTTACAAAGAACTTAATATTAAATCTTTAGAAGAAAATCCTTTCCAAAATCAAAAAATTAGGATTGATAATTTTTAG
- the fusA gene encoding elongation factor G: MAKDLKYTRNIGIAAHIDAGKTTTTERILFYTGINHKIGEVHDGAATMDWMLQEQERGITITSAATCCEWMYNKEKYQINIIDTPGHVDFTVEVERSMRVLDGMVVLFSAVDGVEPQSETVWRQADKYSIPRIAFVNKMDRQGADFFNVCSQIRKNLGSHPVPLQIPIGIGDNFRGVIDLIANQAIIWDEKNYGMTYQRVPIPDNMKNLVYDYQNQLLETLSEHDDKIMEQFLYGDENYSSISQEDIIFSLRENTIKMKIIPILCGSSFKNKGVQAILDAICKYLPSPLDVKDVVGINPINQKKEKRKPNENEPFSALAFKIASDPFVGRLAFFRVYSGKIESGSYSFNARSGNKERISRIYQMHANKQNPVNKIGAGDIAAVVGFKDIKTGDTLCDEKYPILLEQILFPEPVIGLAIEPKYKSDIDKMSLALSKLMEEDPTFQVRTDTYTGQTIISGMGELHLEVIVDRMKREFKVEVNQGKPQVEYKEALTNLVEHREIYKKQTGGKGKYADILFRLEPGNIGKSGLIFINKIKGGNIPKEYIPSIEKGFREMMKNGPLSGYEIDSAKVTILDGSYHSVDSDQLSFELAGKLGFREAAKKAKPVLLEPIMKLEVLIPEENMGDIIGDLNRRRGIVQNMNSKNNIKVIQALVPLSEMFGYVTVLRTLSSGRGTSVMEFSHYDTVPENVIENIIIENKNRNNSRKN; encoded by the coding sequence ATGGCAAAAGATTTAAAATATACTAGAAATATAGGAATAGCGGCACATATTGATGCAGGAAAGACTACTACTACGGAAAGAATTTTGTTTTATACAGGTATTAATCACAAAATAGGTGAAGTTCATGATGGGGCTGCGACTATGGATTGGATGCTGCAAGAACAAGAACGTGGAATAACTATAACTTCCGCCGCTACATGTTGTGAATGGATGTATAATAAAGAAAAATATCAGATTAATATTATAGACACTCCAGGACATGTAGATTTTACTGTAGAAGTAGAAAGATCTATGAGAGTATTGGATGGAATGGTTGTTTTATTTAGTGCAGTAGATGGAGTAGAACCTCAGTCAGAGACTGTATGGAGACAAGCTGATAAATATTCTATTCCTAGAATAGCTTTTGTAAATAAAATGGATCGGCAAGGGGCCGATTTTTTTAATGTTTGTTCTCAAATACGTAAAAATTTAGGATCCCATCCAGTTCCTTTACAAATTCCTATTGGAATTGGAGACAATTTTAGAGGGGTCATAGATTTGATAGCTAATCAAGCTATTATATGGGACGAAAAAAATTATGGAATGACATATCAAAGAGTTCCTATTCCAGATAATATGAAAAATTTGGTTTATGATTATCAAAATCAACTTCTTGAAACGTTATCTGAACATGATGATAAAATAATGGAACAATTTTTATATGGAGATGAAAATTATTCTTCTATATCACAAGAGGATATTATTTTTTCCTTACGGGAAAATACTATAAAAATGAAAATAATTCCTATTTTATGTGGTTCTTCTTTCAAAAATAAAGGAGTTCAAGCTATATTAGATGCTATATGTAAGTATTTACCTTCTCCTCTTGATGTTAAAGATGTTGTGGGAATCAATCCTATTAATCAAAAAAAAGAAAAAAGAAAACCTAATGAAAATGAACCTTTTTCTGCTTTGGCTTTTAAAATTGCAAGTGATCCTTTTGTTGGTAGATTGGCTTTTTTCAGAGTTTATTCTGGAAAAATAGAATCAGGTTCTTATAGTTTTAATGCTAGATCAGGAAATAAGGAACGTATTTCTAGAATATATCAAATGCATGCAAATAAACAAAATCCAGTAAATAAAATTGGAGCAGGAGATATAGCAGCTGTAGTAGGTTTTAAAGATATTAAAACAGGTGATACTTTATGTGATGAAAAATATCCCATTTTGTTGGAACAAATTTTATTTCCTGAACCCGTAATTGGTTTGGCTATTGAACCTAAATATAAGTCGGATATAGATAAAATGAGTTTAGCTTTATCAAAATTAATGGAAGAAGATCCGACCTTTCAAGTAAGAACAGACACTTATACAGGTCAAACTATCATTTCCGGAATGGGAGAGCTTCATTTAGAAGTAATCGTAGATAGAATGAAACGAGAATTTAAAGTTGAAGTTAATCAGGGAAAACCTCAAGTGGAATACAAAGAAGCTTTAACGAATTTAGTAGAACATCGAGAAATTTATAAAAAACAGACAGGAGGTAAAGGTAAATATGCGGATATATTATTTAGATTAGAACCCGGAAATATAGGAAAATCTGGTTTAATTTTTATTAATAAAATCAAAGGAGGAAATATACCTAAAGAATATATACCTTCTATAGAAAAAGGATTTAGAGAAATGATGAAAAATGGACCTTTATCTGGATATGAAATAGATAGTGCTAAAGTAACCATATTAGACGGTTCTTACCATTCTGTTGATTCTGATCAATTATCTTTTGAATTAGCAGGAAAATTAGGATTTAGAGAAGCAGCTAAAAAAGCGAAACCCGTTTTATTAGAACCAATTATGAAATTAGAAGTTCTGATTCCAGAAGAAAATATGGGAGATATAATAGGGGATTTGAATCGTAGAAGAGGAATAGTACAAAACATGAATAGTAAAAATAATATAAAAGTAATTCAAGCTTTAGTCCCATTATCTGAGATGTTTGGATATGTTACTGTATTACGAACTCTTTCTTCTGGTAGAGGAACTTCTGTTATGGAATTTTCTCATTATGATACAGTTCCCGAAAATGTAATAGAAAATATAATTATAGAAAATAAAAACCGAAATAATAGTAGAAAAAACTGA
- the rplM gene encoding 50S ribosomal protein L13, which produces MDLLSLKTASIKENAVIKSWIIIDAKNQILGRLSTKIVHIIMGKHKPFFSTHVNCGDHVIVINSNKIKLTGKKWNNKKYIYHTGYPGGRKTISIQNLFDKDSRNIIYKSVKGMLPKNRLGRLIFKNLHVYPKSEHKHKAQKPILLKFEKL; this is translated from the coding sequence ATGGATTTATTGAGTTTAAAAACTGCTTCGATTAAGGAAAATGCGGTTATCAAGTCTTGGATTATAATAGACGCAAAGAATCAAATTTTAGGAAGATTATCTACAAAAATTGTACACATTATAATGGGAAAACATAAACCTTTTTTTTCTACACATGTTAATTGTGGAGATCATGTTATTGTTATCAATTCAAATAAAATAAAACTGACCGGAAAGAAATGGAATAATAAGAAATATATTTATCATACTGGTTATCCAGGTGGAAGAAAGACGATTTCTATTCAAAATTTATTCGATAAAGATTCTAGAAATATAATATATAAATCAGTAAAAGGAATGTTGCCTAAAAATCGTTTAGGACGATTAATATTTAAAAATTTACATGTATATCCAAAATCTGAACACAAACATAAAGCTCAAAAACCCATTTTATTGAAATTTGAAAAATTATGA
- the rplD gene encoding 50S ribosomal protein L4, with the protein MELKILDAKGNYTNKKIEFNDNIFFKKSYDHPLYLEIKRFLSAQRQGTHKSKERGELSGSTKKLHRQKGTGGSRKGDIKNPIFRGGGRVFGPKPRKYFIKVNKHTKNIVRKFLIEQKLVHHKVMIIEDLKLNAPKTKFILNLLKSLRLENKKSLMIIGRKNINLYLSSRNLKNFKLLSVNELSCFSLINFPYIIFSENSINRIYQFLSI; encoded by the coding sequence ATGGAATTAAAAATTTTAGATGCAAAAGGAAATTATACTAATAAAAAAATAGAATTTAACGATAATATTTTTTTTAAAAAATCCTATGATCATCCTTTATATTTAGAAATCAAAAGATTTCTATCAGCACAACGTCAAGGGACACATAAATCTAAAGAAAGAGGTGAATTATCTGGAAGTACTAAAAAATTGCATAGACAAAAAGGGACTGGAGGTTCTAGAAAAGGCGATATAAAAAATCCTATTTTCAGAGGGGGGGGGAGAGTTTTTGGTCCTAAACCAAGAAAATACTTTATAAAAGTCAATAAACATACTAAAAATATAGTTAGAAAATTTCTTATAGAACAAAAATTAGTACATCATAAAGTTATGATTATAGAAGATTTAAAATTAAATGCTCCAAAAACCAAGTTTATTTTAAATTTATTGAAATCTTTACGATTAGAAAATAAAAAATCATTAATGATAATTGGAAGAAAAAATATAAATTTATATTTGTCTTCTAGAAATTTAAAAAATTTTAAATTATTAAGTGTAAACGAATTAAGTTGTTTTTCACTGATAAATTTTCCATACATTATTTTTTCTGAAAATTCTATAAATAGAATTTATCAGTTTTTATCGATATAA
- the rpsL gene encoding 30S ribosomal protein S12, with protein sequence MPTIQQLIRKGRVSVSKKRKSVALEFCPQKRGVCTRVYTTTPKKPNSAMRKVARVRFTNGREVISYITGEGHNLQEHSIVLVKGGRVKDLPGVKYKIVRGARDTAGVNGRKKSRSKYGAKVVKKD encoded by the coding sequence ATGCCTACTATACAGCAGTTAATTAGAAAAGGACGGGTTTCTGTCTCTAAAAAACGGAAATCTGTAGCTTTAGAATTTTGTCCTCAAAAAAGAGGAGTTTGTACCAGAGTTTATACTACAACACCAAAAAAACCTAACTCGGCTATGCGAAAAGTAGCTCGTGTTCGTTTTACAAATGGAAGAGAAGTAATTAGTTATATTACAGGAGAAGGACATAATCTTCAAGAACATTCTATCGTATTAGTTAAAGGAGGGAGAGTTAAGGATTTACCAGGTGTAAAATATAAAATAGTACGGGGGGCTAGAGATACAGCTGGAGTTAATGGAAGAAAAAAAAGCAGAAGTAAGTATGGAGCTAAAGTAGTTAAAAAAGATTAA